One window of Catharus ustulatus isolate bCatUst1 chromosome 3, bCatUst1.pri.v2, whole genome shotgun sequence genomic DNA carries:
- the ITGB1BP1 gene encoding integrin beta-1-binding protein 1 isoform X1 produces the protein MFRKGKKRHSSSSSQSSEISTKSKSVDSSLGGLSRSSTVASLDTDSTKSSGQSNSNSDTCAEFRVKYVGAIEKLKYNESKSLEGPLDLINYIDVAQQDGKLPFVPGEEEFIMGVSKYGIKVSTSDQYDVLHRHALYLIVRMVCYDDGLGAGKSLLALKTTDAASEECSLWVYQCNSLEQAQAICKVLSTAFDSVLMSEKS, from the exons atgtttagaaaaggaaaaaagcgacacagcagcagcagctcacaaaGTAGTGAAATCAGCACTAAAAGCAAG tctgTAGATTCCAGTCTTGGGGGACTTTCCAGATCTAGTACTGTGGCCAGCCTAGATACAGACTCTACAAAAAGTTCAG GACAAAGCAATAGTAATTCTGATACATGTGCAGAATTCAGAGTTAAATACGTTGGTGCcattgaaaaattgaaatacaatGAGAGCAAAAGTCTTGAAGGGCCACTGGACTTGATAAATTACATAGATGTTGCACAG CAAGATGGAAAGTTACCTTTTGTTCCAGGTGAAGAGGAGTTTATTATGGGAGTTTCCAAATATGGCATTAAAGTTTCCACATCTGATCAGTAT GATGTGTTACATAGGCATGCTCTCTATTTGATTGTACGGATGGTGTGCTATGATGATGGTCTGGGAGCAGGAAAAAGTTTACTGGCTTTGAAGACAACAGATGCAGCCTCTGAAGAGTGCAGCCTCTGGGTATATCAGTGCAATAGTTTG gaaCAAGCACAAGCCATTTGCAAAGTGTTGTCTACAGCCTTTGATTCAGTTTTAATGTCGGAGAAGTCCTga
- the ITGB1BP1 gene encoding integrin beta-1-binding protein 1 isoform X2 — protein MGVSKYGIKVSTSDQYDVLHRHALYLIVRMVCYDDGLGAGKSLLALKTTDAASEECSLWVYQCNSLEQAQAICKVLSTAFDSVLMSEKS, from the exons ATGGGAGTTTCCAAATATGGCATTAAAGTTTCCACATCTGATCAGTAT GATGTGTTACATAGGCATGCTCTCTATTTGATTGTACGGATGGTGTGCTATGATGATGGTCTGGGAGCAGGAAAAAGTTTACTGGCTTTGAAGACAACAGATGCAGCCTCTGAAGAGTGCAGCCTCTGGGTATATCAGTGCAATAGTTTG gaaCAAGCACAAGCCATTTGCAAAGTGTTGTCTACAGCCTTTGATTCAGTTTTAATGTCGGAGAAGTCCTga
- the CPSF3 gene encoding cleavage and polyadenylation specificity factor subunit 3 isoform X1 — protein sequence MAAKRKAEALIPAEESDQLLIRPLGAGQEVGRSCIILEFKGRKIMLDCGIHPGLEGMDALPYIDLIDPAEIDLLLISHFHLDHCGALPWFLQKTSFKGRTFMTHATKAIYRWLLSDYVKVSNISADDMLYTETDLEESMDKIETINFHEVKEVAGIKFWCYHAGHVLGAAMFMIEIAGVKLLYTGDFSRQEDRHLMAAEIPNIKPDILIIESTYGTHIHEKREEREARFCNTVHDIVNRGGRGLIPVFALGRAQELLLILDEYWQNHPELHDIPIYYASSLAKKCMAVYQTYVNAMNDKIRKQININNPFVFKHISNLKSMDHFDDIGPSVVMASPGMMQSGLSRELFESWCTDKRNGVIIAGYCVEGTLAKHIMSEPEEITTMSGQKLPLKMSVDYISFSAHTDYQQTSEFIRALKPPHVILVHGEQNEMARLKAALIREYEDNDEVHIEVHNPRNTEAVTLNFRGEKLAKVMGSLADKKPEQGQRISGILVKRNFNYHILSPCDLSNYTDLAMSTVTQTQAIPYTGPFNLLCYQLQKLTGDVEEIEIQQKPALKVFKNITVIQEPGMVVLEWVANPANDMYADTVTTVILEVQSNPKIQKAAVSKISKKIDMDVYRKRMEIMLQDMFGEDCVSSKDDSVLCITVDGKTANISLDTRTVDCEPGSEDDESLREMVELAAQRLYDALSPVY from the exons ATGGCGGCCAAGCGCAAAGCTGAGGCGCTGATCCCGGCCGAGGAGAGCGACCAGCTGCTGATCCGGCCCCT AGGTGCTGGTCAAGAAGTAGGAAGGTCATGCATCATTCTGGagtttaaaggaagaaaaatcatg cttGATTGTGGAATCcatcctgggctggaaggaatgGATGCTCTTCCTTACATTGATTTGATTGATCCAGCTGAGATTGATCTCCTCCTCATTAGTCA CTTCCATTTGGATCACTGTGGGGCTTTGCCATGGTTTTTACAGAAAACAAGTTTTAAGGGAAGGACATTTATGACTCATGCCACAAAAGCTATTTACAGATGGCTTCTTTCAGACTATGTTAAAGTCAG TAACATCTCAGCGGATGACATGCTATACACAGAAACAGACCTTGAAGAAAGCATGGACAAGATTGAGACCATCAACTTCCATGAAGTGAAAGAGGTGGCAGGAATCAAATTCTGGTGCTACCATGCAGGCCACGTTCTGGGAGCAGCCATGTTTATGATTGAAATAGCTGGCGTGAag CTGTTATATACAGGGGATTTCTCAAGGCAGGAAGACAGACACTTGATGGCAGCTGAGATTCCCAATATTAAACCTGATATTCTTATAATT GAATCCACATATGGCACTCACATTCACGAGAAGAGGGAAGAGCGGGAGGCGAGATTCTGCAACACCGTTCACGACATCGTGAACAGAGGGGGCCGAGGTCTCATCCCTGTCTTTGCCCTGGGTCGAGCCCAAGAACTGCTCCTAATCTTAG aTGAATACTGGCAGAATCATCCTGAACTCCATGATATCCCCATATACTATGCCTCCTCTTTGGCAAAGAAATGTATGGCAGTTTATCAGACATATGTCAATGCCATGAATGACAAAATCCGCAAGCAAATTAACATCAACAATCCTTTTGTTTTCAAGCACATCAGTAATCTGAAG AGTATGGATCACTTTGATGACATTGGCCCGAGTGTTGTCATGGCTTCCCCAGGGATGATGCAGAGTGGTTTATCCAGGGAGCTCTTTGAGAGCTGGTGCACAGATAAGAGAAATGGAGTCATTATTGCAGGGTACTGTGTTGAAGGAACTCTTGCTAAG cacATCATGTCTGAACCTGAAGAGATCACAACCATGTCAGGGCAAAAACTCCCACTGAAGATGTCTGTGGattacatttctttctctgctcaCACAGATTATCAACAAACTAGTGAATTTATCCGGGCCCTGAAACCTCCACATGTG ATTTTAGTTCATGGTGAACAGAATGAAATGGCCAGATTGAAAGCAGCATTGATACGGGAGTATGAGGATAATGATGAAGTTCATATAGAAGTTCATAATCCTAGGAATACTGAAGCTGTGACGTTAaatttcagaggagaaaaactTGCCAAG gtGATGGGATCTTTAGCAGATAAGAAACCAGAGCAAGGACAGAGAATTTCTGGAATCCtagttaaaagaaattttaactATCACATTCTTTCTCCATGTGACCTCTCCA ATTACACAGACTTGGCGATGAGCACAGTGACGCAGACACAAGCCATTCCCTACACGGGCCCTTTCAATCTGCTTTGTTACCAGCTGCAGAAACTCACCG GTGATGTAGAAGAAATAGAAATCCAACAAAAACCAGCCCTGAaggttttcaaaaatattactGTGATCCAGGAACCAGGCATGGTAGTCCTTGAG TGGGTGGCAAATCCTGCTAATGATATGTATGCAGATACTGTGACAACAGTGATACTGGAAGTTCAATCAAATCCCAAAATACAGAAAG ctgcagTAAGTAAGATTTCAAAAAAAATAGATATGGATGTATATAGGAAGAGAATGGAGATCATGCTTCA GGATATGTTTGGAGAGGACTGTGTGAGTTCCAAAGATGACTCTGTCCTGTGCATCACAGTGGATGGAAAGACTGCCAACATTTCCCTGGACACTCGG ACAGTTGACTGTGAGCCAGGAAGTGAAGATGACGAATCCCTTCGTGAAATGGTGGaactggcagcacagaggctTTACGATGCCCTCAGCCCTGTATACTGA
- the CPSF3 gene encoding cleavage and polyadenylation specificity factor subunit 3 isoform X2, which produces MPQKLFTDGFFQTMLKSGHVLGAAMFMIEIAGVKLLYTGDFSRQEDRHLMAAEIPNIKPDILIIESTYGTHIHEKREEREARFCNTVHDIVNRGGRGLIPVFALGRAQELLLILDEYWQNHPELHDIPIYYASSLAKKCMAVYQTYVNAMNDKIRKQININNPFVFKHISNLKSMDHFDDIGPSVVMASPGMMQSGLSRELFESWCTDKRNGVIIAGYCVEGTLAKHIMSEPEEITTMSGQKLPLKMSVDYISFSAHTDYQQTSEFIRALKPPHVILVHGEQNEMARLKAALIREYEDNDEVHIEVHNPRNTEAVTLNFRGEKLAKVMGSLADKKPEQGQRISGILVKRNFNYHILSPCDLSNYTDLAMSTVTQTQAIPYTGPFNLLCYQLQKLTGDVEEIEIQQKPALKVFKNITVIQEPGMVVLEWVANPANDMYADTVTTVILEVQSNPKIQKAAVSKISKKIDMDVYRKRMEIMLQDMFGEDCVSSKDDSVLCITVDGKTANISLDTRTVDCEPGSEDDESLREMVELAAQRLYDALSPVY; this is translated from the exons ATGCCACAAAAGCTATTTACAGATGGCTTCTTTCAGACTATGTTAAAGTCAG GCCACGTTCTGGGAGCAGCCATGTTTATGATTGAAATAGCTGGCGTGAag CTGTTATATACAGGGGATTTCTCAAGGCAGGAAGACAGACACTTGATGGCAGCTGAGATTCCCAATATTAAACCTGATATTCTTATAATT GAATCCACATATGGCACTCACATTCACGAGAAGAGGGAAGAGCGGGAGGCGAGATTCTGCAACACCGTTCACGACATCGTGAACAGAGGGGGCCGAGGTCTCATCCCTGTCTTTGCCCTGGGTCGAGCCCAAGAACTGCTCCTAATCTTAG aTGAATACTGGCAGAATCATCCTGAACTCCATGATATCCCCATATACTATGCCTCCTCTTTGGCAAAGAAATGTATGGCAGTTTATCAGACATATGTCAATGCCATGAATGACAAAATCCGCAAGCAAATTAACATCAACAATCCTTTTGTTTTCAAGCACATCAGTAATCTGAAG AGTATGGATCACTTTGATGACATTGGCCCGAGTGTTGTCATGGCTTCCCCAGGGATGATGCAGAGTGGTTTATCCAGGGAGCTCTTTGAGAGCTGGTGCACAGATAAGAGAAATGGAGTCATTATTGCAGGGTACTGTGTTGAAGGAACTCTTGCTAAG cacATCATGTCTGAACCTGAAGAGATCACAACCATGTCAGGGCAAAAACTCCCACTGAAGATGTCTGTGGattacatttctttctctgctcaCACAGATTATCAACAAACTAGTGAATTTATCCGGGCCCTGAAACCTCCACATGTG ATTTTAGTTCATGGTGAACAGAATGAAATGGCCAGATTGAAAGCAGCATTGATACGGGAGTATGAGGATAATGATGAAGTTCATATAGAAGTTCATAATCCTAGGAATACTGAAGCTGTGACGTTAaatttcagaggagaaaaactTGCCAAG gtGATGGGATCTTTAGCAGATAAGAAACCAGAGCAAGGACAGAGAATTTCTGGAATCCtagttaaaagaaattttaactATCACATTCTTTCTCCATGTGACCTCTCCA ATTACACAGACTTGGCGATGAGCACAGTGACGCAGACACAAGCCATTCCCTACACGGGCCCTTTCAATCTGCTTTGTTACCAGCTGCAGAAACTCACCG GTGATGTAGAAGAAATAGAAATCCAACAAAAACCAGCCCTGAaggttttcaaaaatattactGTGATCCAGGAACCAGGCATGGTAGTCCTTGAG TGGGTGGCAAATCCTGCTAATGATATGTATGCAGATACTGTGACAACAGTGATACTGGAAGTTCAATCAAATCCCAAAATACAGAAAG ctgcagTAAGTAAGATTTCAAAAAAAATAGATATGGATGTATATAGGAAGAGAATGGAGATCATGCTTCA GGATATGTTTGGAGAGGACTGTGTGAGTTCCAAAGATGACTCTGTCCTGTGCATCACAGTGGATGGAAAGACTGCCAACATTTCCCTGGACACTCGG ACAGTTGACTGTGAGCCAGGAAGTGAAGATGACGAATCCCTTCGTGAAATGGTGGaactggcagcacagaggctTTACGATGCCCTCAGCCCTGTATACTGA